One genomic window of Myxococcales bacterium includes the following:
- the larB gene encoding nickel pincer cofactor biosynthesis protein LarB encodes MNRSDIKKIIEQVAAGSISVDAALDSLREMPYSDIEIAKHDFHRPLRNGFSEVIFCEGKQTEDLFKIVESVSEKGSNLLATRAAPSLLSEVSQRFPRAMIDQRSRTFSIINRGIEKLSGRLAIVCAGTADIAVAEEAAKTAEFFGSEPSRFYDVGVAGLHRLLKSIPSIRELDCVIVAAGMEGALPSVLGGLIDAPIIAVPTSVGYGTSFRGVTALLAMLNGCSEGITVMNIDNGFGAACAALRILRKLKSE; translated from the coding sequence ATGAACAGATCGGATATAAAAAAGATCATAGAACAAGTCGCCGCTGGAAGCATATCTGTCGATGCGGCTCTCGATTCCCTTCGCGAGATGCCTTACTCGGATATTGAGATAGCAAAGCACGATTTTCATCGTCCTCTAAGGAACGGATTTTCCGAGGTGATATTCTGCGAGGGGAAACAGACCGAAGATCTATTTAAGATAGTCGAATCAGTGAGCGAAAAAGGCTCCAATCTCCTCGCGACTCGCGCAGCCCCCTCACTTCTTTCCGAGGTTTCGCAGCGATTTCCACGCGCTATGATAGATCAGCGGAGCAGGACCTTTTCCATCATAAACAGAGGCATCGAGAAGCTTTCGGGGCGTCTAGCGATAGTCTGCGCCGGGACAGCCGATATCGCCGTGGCAGAGGAAGCCGCGAAGACAGCCGAATTTTTTGGCTCCGAGCCCAGCCGATTTTATGATGTAGGCGTAGCAGGACTTCACAGACTTCTGAAATCGATTCCCTCCATCCGGGAACTCGACTGTGTTATCGTTGCTGCCGGGATGGAAGGGGCTTTGCCGAGCGTGCTTGGAGGATTGATCGATGCTCCGATCATCGCTGTTCCGACCAGCGTAGGCTATGGCACAAGTTTCAGAGGAGTTACCGCACTTCTCGCGATGCTCAACGGCTGTTCCGAAGGAATTACAGTCATGAACATCGACAATGGATTCGGGGCCGCATGCGCCGCCCTCAGAATTCTTAGAAAATTGAAGTCGGAGTGA
- the larE gene encoding ATP-dependent sacrificial sulfur transferase LarE gives MNKKIAEKIDLLMRRFREIGSAVVAFSGGVDSMLLVEAARRTIPGNFVAATAISPSYPSSDLLQVKKFCSDFKVDLRIIETTEFKDPAFIANLDDRCYFCKKNLYGAFVKLADHLGLDLLVEGTNLEDLGGDRPGYQASKENPRVVTPLIDCEFTKEDVRAVAREFSLPSAEKPSSACLASRIPTGLSLSPELMSRIDRAEDFLRSLGISQVRVRHHGELARIEIRRDEFGICIEAGEFVHKELKRLGWKFITLDIIGYRTGGSRG, from the coding sequence ATGAACAAAAAAATAGCCGAAAAGATAGATCTTCTCATGCGGCGCTTCCGGGAGATTGGGAGCGCCGTTGTTGCATTTTCCGGAGGAGTCGATTCCATGCTCCTCGTGGAGGCCGCGAGGAGGACAATTCCGGGGAACTTTGTAGCTGCAACAGCCATATCTCCGAGCTACCCATCTTCTGATCTTTTGCAGGTTAAAAAGTTTTGTTCAGACTTTAAAGTCGATCTGAGAATCATAGAAACAACTGAGTTCAAAGATCCCGCATTTATCGCCAACCTGGACGACAGATGTTATTTCTGCAAAAAGAATCTGTACGGCGCTTTCGTGAAGCTCGCCGATCACCTTGGACTTGATCTCCTCGTCGAGGGGACGAATCTTGAAGATTTGGGAGGGGACAGGCCGGGGTATCAGGCGTCAAAGGAAAATCCGCGCGTGGTGACCCCTCTGATAGATTGTGAATTTACAAAGGAAGATGTACGCGCCGTGGCCAGGGAGTTTTCACTCCCTTCGGCGGAGAAGCCATCCTCTGCATGCTTGGCCTCGCGAATTCCGACCGGCCTTTCATTGAGCCCCGAACTCATGTCGAGAATCGACAGAGCGGAAGATTTTCTTCGCTCGCTGGGAATTTCACAGGTCAGAGTCAGGCACCACGGAGAACTCGCGCGAATAGAAATAAGGCGGGACGAATTCGGAATTTGTATTGAAGCCGGAGAATTCGTTCATAAAGAGCTAAAACGCCTCGGCTGGAAATTCATAACGCTCGATATCATCGGCTATAGAACCGGGGGGAGCAGGGGATGA
- a CDS encoding HAD hydrolase-like protein, with the protein MNTKKRTYFIFDLDGTVVNPGTAIPRCINHALQKFGVKSVPIERLKRYIGFSLDSIFQEITKRKDKRFIKQCVETYRERFHKEGIAEHRLYPGIVGLLEAASKAGTLVIASTKPQVSCEMVLDHLGIRPMFTSVYGADLGGKNSNKGDLLKHICAKEKIKDAFVIGDRGIDIEAAKKCQLKSIGVSYGYGTKDELVSAGADHIAETVGELRQCLLNAVP; encoded by the coding sequence ATGAATACAAAAAAGAGGACGTACTTCATTTTTGATCTGGATGGAACCGTGGTAAACCCCGGCACTGCGATTCCAAGGTGCATAAATCACGCCCTTCAGAAATTCGGCGTAAAGTCCGTACCAATCGAACGGCTCAAGCGCTATATAGGTTTCAGCCTCGATTCTATCTTCCAAGAGATCACCAAGCGAAAGGACAAGCGCTTCATAAAGCAGTGCGTCGAGACCTATCGCGAGCGCTTCCACAAAGAAGGGATCGCGGAGCACCGCCTCTATCCGGGGATCGTCGGCCTGCTCGAGGCTGCATCCAAGGCCGGCACGCTGGTCATCGCTTCGACAAAGCCGCAGGTATCATGCGAGATGGTCCTCGATCACTTGGGCATCAGGCCGATGTTTACCTCGGTGTACGGTGCCGATCTCGGCGGAAAAAATTCCAACAAGGGTGATCTGTTGAAACATATCTGCGCGAAGGAAAAGATAAAGGATGCCTTCGTAATAGGCGATCGGGGAATCGACATCGAGGCGGCGAAGAAATGCCAGCTGAAGTCGATCGGTGTCTCCTACGGGTATGGCACCAAGGATGAGCTTGTGAGCGCGGGCGCTGATCATATCGCTGAGACGGTCGGCGAGCTTCGCCAGTGCCTTTTGAACGCTGTACCATGA
- a CDS encoding PTS sugar transporter subunit IIA, whose translation MNLKKIFTAGSVTVDLHGGNKQEIIRELMLLMVSSGRVRSSDLEGVIDAIVKRELRMSTGMQDGIAIPHAKSKAVKSLAAVLGIKKNGIDFDSIDGKPSTIFIATLSPEENPIPHVQFLAEISKRLRSANFRTNLINSNSDEELLANLIEGSK comes from the coding sequence ATGAATCTCAAGAAGATATTTACGGCGGGCTCGGTGACGGTCGATCTGCATGGCGGCAACAAGCAGGAAATTATCAGGGAGCTGATGCTCCTAATGGTGAGCTCGGGCCGGGTCAGATCATCGGATCTCGAAGGCGTAATCGACGCTATCGTAAAACGCGAGCTGCGCATGTCCACTGGCATGCAGGATGGGATAGCCATCCCTCATGCAAAGAGCAAGGCGGTCAAGAGTCTCGCTGCGGTTTTGGGGATCAAAAAAAACGGCATCGACTTCGATTCCATCGATGGAAAACCTTCGACCATCTTCATAGCGACCCTTTCGCCGGAAGAAAATCCCATCCCACACGTTCAATTTTTGGCTGAAATTAGCAAGAGGCTCCGAAGCGCTAACTTCAGAACGAACCTAATCAACTCGAACTCGGATGAGGAGCTGCTCGCCAACCTCATCGAAGGCTCGAAATGA
- a CDS encoding cation:proton antiporter: protein MTRLILELALIIIVARGFGYFFTRVLKQPAVLGELCAGMIIGPYALGSLPLPFIGPLFMPHHSSIIPLSAELYGIATLASIILLFLVGLETDVTAFLKYSVAGTFVGIGGLLFSFIFGDLLAIFFGVADSFLDPKALFLGAILTATSVGITARVLSDQKKLDSPEGVTILAGAVIDDVFGIIVLAIVVGISKASGMGEGDIEWKSISMIAIKAFGFWIICTALGLLLARKITKVLKWFKSTDLIASLSLGLALLLAGLSELAGLAMIIGAYIVGLSLSRTDLVNEVHNHLKGIYSILVPIFFCTMGMLVDFQAMKGVILFGLVYTAFAFAGKIFGCGIPALFMGFNLRGAARIGIGMLPRGEVALIIAGIGLSSGIVGPEIFGVAIMMTLMTTIAAPPAMMKVFKGDSGLRKPLTAEETQLEKITITLPNADIAEFVTTRLVTAFRNEEFFVHRADSRLRLFQIRKDDIVMTLTQRGGVITVETKSKYESLARFVMAEEMLDLEGVFEAIEGIVCARKISADLISGALNWKA, encoded by the coding sequence ATGACGCGCCTAATCCTCGAACTCGCTCTCATCATAATAGTGGCGAGGGGTTTTGGATATTTCTTCACAAGGGTTCTTAAGCAGCCGGCAGTGCTTGGCGAGCTTTGCGCAGGAATGATCATAGGTCCCTATGCGCTTGGATCACTTCCCCTGCCATTTATAGGCCCGCTCTTCATGCCCCATCACTCCTCGATTATTCCTCTTAGCGCCGAATTGTATGGAATCGCGACACTTGCCTCCATAATTTTACTTTTCCTTGTCGGTTTAGAAACGGACGTAACGGCCTTTCTGAAATACTCCGTTGCTGGAACGTTCGTAGGAATCGGCGGGCTTTTATTTTCATTCATATTCGGAGATCTGCTGGCAATCTTCTTCGGCGTCGCCGACAGCTTTCTGGATCCGAAGGCGCTTTTCTTGGGAGCGATATTGACAGCAACATCGGTAGGAATAACAGCCCGAGTTCTCTCCGATCAGAAGAAGCTCGATTCCCCTGAAGGCGTTACGATTTTGGCAGGAGCTGTCATCGACGACGTCTTCGGCATAATAGTTTTGGCCATAGTCGTCGGTATCAGCAAGGCATCCGGCATGGGAGAAGGCGACATAGAATGGAAGAGCATATCGATGATCGCGATCAAAGCCTTCGGATTCTGGATAATATGTACCGCGCTTGGGCTTTTGCTCGCCAGAAAGATAACGAAGGTACTGAAGTGGTTCAAATCCACCGACCTGATCGCCAGCCTTTCGCTGGGCTTGGCGCTTTTGCTCGCCGGCCTTTCGGAATTGGCGGGTCTAGCGATGATAATCGGCGCCTACATAGTGGGGCTTTCCTTGTCGCGCACGGATCTGGTCAACGAGGTGCACAATCACCTGAAGGGAATTTATTCCATACTGGTTCCGATATTTTTCTGCACGATGGGAATGCTGGTCGATTTTCAAGCGATGAAAGGAGTAATTCTCTTCGGGCTTGTGTATACAGCCTTTGCCTTTGCCGGAAAAATATTCGGGTGCGGAATCCCAGCGCTTTTCATGGGTTTTAACTTAAGAGGGGCTGCGAGGATAGGAATCGGAATGCTTCCGCGTGGAGAGGTCGCTCTTATCATAGCAGGTATCGGACTTTCATCCGGCATAGTCGGACCTGAGATATTCGGCGTTGCCATTATGATGACGCTTATGACGACCATCGCGGCCCCGCCGGCGATGATGAAGGTATTCAAGGGAGACTCCGGTCTCAGAAAGCCCCTCACAGCTGAGGAAACACAGCTTGAAAAAATCACCATCACCCTTCCCAATGCCGATATCGCGGAGTTCGTGACGACAAGGCTCGTAACGGCCTTTCGCAATGAGGAATTTTTCGTGCATAGAGCCGATTCTCGCCTCAGACTATTTCAGATAAGGAAGGATGACATAGTCATGACTTTGACTCAAAGGGGCGGCGTTATAACTGTAGAAACAAAAAGCAAATATGAGTCTCTGGCGAGGTTCGTCATGGCAGAGGAAATGCTGGATCTCGAAGGGGTCTTTGAAGCGATAGAGGGGATTGTCTGCGCAAGGAAGATAAGCGCCGACCTCATCTCCGGTGCACTAAATTGGAAGGCCTGA
- a CDS encoding mechanosensitive ion channel family protein has translation MSKIPIPETAASAGLFLVAIFISRVFGKWLERRLARSQSEGFIGEFLTKEKKLLIHSIRIIVWFAFIVFLSMIWADYIEKIFSSAKSLYAPIIKGVVIVVIALMLYRAIHLATEILLSRLTPVAEKATLRGKQRMNSISQIFRYGSSAFIFFVASLMLLETFGIDLKAILATIGVGSLAVGFGAQSLVKDVIGGVFILCEDQFGVGDIVDINGEGGLVERMTLRITQLRNSEGTLITVPNGSIVNVKNFTNEWSRVDYKICVALKTDLEFAIKVLSDEAEKLKNDMPEDITDNPEVLGVDEFQDSAVVLRLWFKTAPLRQWVVRREFNKRVHKRFKEEGISIPFPQRTLWVKPEGITLPPGAEK, from the coding sequence ATGTCCAAAATTCCAATTCCTGAAACCGCAGCAAGTGCCGGTCTATTTCTGGTCGCCATTTTCATCAGCAGAGTTTTTGGAAAATGGTTGGAAAGGAGGCTGGCAAGGTCGCAGAGTGAGGGTTTTATTGGCGAGTTCTTAACCAAGGAAAAGAAACTGCTCATACACAGCATCAGAATAATCGTATGGTTCGCATTTATCGTATTCCTATCGATGATATGGGCGGATTACATCGAAAAAATATTCTCCTCTGCGAAGTCTTTGTACGCTCCTATCATCAAGGGAGTAGTAATCGTCGTAATCGCACTGATGCTTTACAGGGCGATACATCTTGCCACCGAGATTTTGCTCTCCCGCCTCACCCCGGTTGCCGAGAAAGCGACCCTTCGCGGAAAACAGCGAATGAACAGCATCAGCCAGATATTCCGCTACGGATCATCAGCATTCATATTCTTCGTTGCCTCGCTGATGCTCCTTGAGACATTCGGAATCGATCTCAAGGCTATACTTGCGACGATAGGAGTTGGAAGTCTCGCGGTAGGCTTCGGCGCGCAGAGCCTTGTCAAGGATGTAATCGGAGGGGTATTCATACTCTGTGAAGACCAGTTCGGTGTCGGAGATATCGTGGACATAAACGGCGAAGGTGGTTTGGTTGAAAGGATGACATTGAGGATCACGCAGTTGAGAAATTCGGAAGGAACTCTCATAACAGTTCCAAACGGGTCGATAGTGAATGTCAAAAACTTCACCAACGAGTGGTCGAGGGTTGACTACAAGATATGCGTTGCGCTTAAAACGGATCTGGAGTTTGCGATCAAGGTGCTTTCTGATGAAGCCGAAAAATTAAAAAACGATATGCCTGAAGATATCACGGATAACCCTGAAGTTTTAGGTGTGGATGAGTTTCAGGACTCCGCTGTGGTTCTGCGCCTGTGGTTCAAGACGGCTCCGCTCAGGCAATGGGTGGTTCGGCGAGAGTTTAATAAGAGGGTCCATAAGCGTTTCAAAGAGGAAGGAATTAGCATCCCCTTCCCTCAGAGAACTCTCTGGGTAAAACCCGAGGGAATTACACTTCCACCCGGTGCAGAAAAATAG
- the argF gene encoding ornithine carbamoyltransferase: protein MTRSLRTLKDITSQEFTQILERTGRVKAAIKSRKPIGSLDNRVVALLFEKPSTRTRASFESAIARLGGTPVYLPSADLQMKRGEPVKDTARMFGNYFDAIVARVYSHQTILELDEFAGVPIINGLCNLAHPTQAICDLFTVKEVKGDLKGLTLAYIGDGNNVCHSLLLACAHAGMNINVGCPDAYGPKEEFVNYAKDIAQKSGSKIAIMSDPREAACSSDVLYTDTWVSMGEESEKEKKLKDFQGYQINKELLGLANRGAIIMHCLPAYRGYEITEEVMEGPNSVIWQQGENKMHAAAGVLDFFFGK, encoded by the coding sequence ATGACACGATCACTCAGGACCCTGAAGGATATCACATCGCAGGAATTCACCCAGATACTGGAGAGGACTGGAAGGGTTAAAGCTGCCATAAAGAGCAGGAAGCCAATAGGAAGTCTCGACAATCGGGTCGTCGCCCTTCTCTTCGAAAAGCCCTCGACGAGAACCCGAGCAAGCTTTGAATCGGCCATTGCAAGGCTCGGCGGAACCCCGGTTTACCTCCCTTCTGCCGACCTTCAGATGAAACGCGGCGAACCGGTCAAGGACACTGCACGCATGTTCGGCAACTATTTTGATGCTATCGTTGCAAGGGTTTACAGCCACCAGACCATCCTTGAATTGGATGAATTCGCAGGAGTACCTATAATCAACGGCCTATGCAACCTGGCACATCCAACACAGGCCATCTGCGACCTGTTCACGGTAAAAGAGGTTAAAGGCGACCTGAAGGGTTTGACGCTGGCCTACATAGGCGATGGCAACAACGTCTGCCATTCCCTTCTCCTTGCCTGCGCGCACGCCGGCATGAACATCAACGTCGGCTGCCCTGATGCATACGGGCCAAAAGAGGAATTTGTAAATTATGCGAAGGATATCGCTCAAAAGAGCGGTTCCAAGATCGCTATAATGAGCGATCCGCGGGAAGCGGCTTGTAGCTCCGATGTTCTCTATACCGACACTTGGGTGAGCATGGGTGAAGAATCGGAGAAGGAAAAGAAGTTGAAAGATTTCCAGGGATATCAGATCAACAAGGAACTTCTGGGACTCGCCAACAGGGGCGCAATAATCATGCACTGCCTGCCCGCTTATCGTGGGTACGAAATAACCGAGGAAGTGATGGAAGGACCGAACTCCGTTATCTGGCAACAGGGCGAAAACAAGATGCACGCCGCAGCCGGAGTCCTCGATTTCTTCTTCGGCAAATGA
- a CDS encoding protein-glutamate O-methyltransferase CheR, protein MNSDIIEILKVIHERTGFDFSLYKEGTLNRRIVGRMRALELSKYSDYAERLRTDPSEQSKLLDAISINVTGMFRNPELFDELERVVFPNIIEEKLTKKHRMIRIWSCGCSTGQEPYSIAIAVSDCIEGLGSKISCSIVATDIDISAITKARAGVFGFSDLKEIGRKRRDKYFIKSGDDFEVAPSIRKMVHFKRHDVVTDRPFRFNDIIFCRNTFIYFNKELQEETQLKLCECLNPGGKLILGMCESLVGAASGKFVARNSALRIYERRIEDYSKSFVASDVLSQEKIDSIIRELNEEGYEENSDRRR, encoded by the coding sequence TTGAACAGCGATATTATCGAAATACTGAAGGTCATCCATGAAAGGACGGGGTTCGACTTTTCCCTGTACAAGGAAGGAACTCTAAACCGAAGGATCGTCGGCAGGATGCGGGCCCTTGAGCTTTCCAAGTATTCTGACTATGCCGAACGCTTGCGAACAGATCCCTCCGAACAGTCAAAGCTGCTCGATGCGATATCAATAAACGTCACCGGGATGTTTAGAAATCCTGAGCTGTTCGATGAGCTTGAGAGGGTAGTTTTTCCCAACATCATCGAGGAAAAACTGACAAAAAAACACAGGATGATAAGGATCTGGAGTTGCGGATGTTCCACCGGACAGGAGCCATATTCCATAGCGATAGCCGTATCTGATTGCATAGAAGGTTTAGGCTCAAAAATCTCCTGTTCCATTGTCGCCACCGACATAGACATCTCGGCGATAACGAAGGCGAGGGCGGGGGTCTTTGGATTTTCTGATTTAAAGGAAATAGGGCGAAAACGTCGTGATAAATATTTTATCAAATCCGGCGATGACTTTGAAGTTGCGCCGTCCATCAGGAAGATGGTGCATTTTAAACGGCATGACGTGGTTACCGATAGGCCCTTTCGCTTCAACGATATAATTTTCTGCAGAAACACCTTCATATACTTCAATAAGGAGCTGCAGGAGGAAACCCAGTTAAAACTCTGCGAATGCCTGAACCCGGGGGGAAAACTTATTCTTGGGATGTGTGAATCTCTGGTAGGTGCCGCCTCTGGTAAATTTGTCGCCAGAAATAGCGCTCTCAGAATATACGAGAGGAGGATTGAGGATTATTCCAAATCTTTCGTCGCCTCCGACGTTCTATCACAGGAAAAGATAGATTCCATAATAAGGGAATTAAACGAGGAGGGATACGAAGAAAATTCTGATCGCAGAAGATGA